The Geomonas agri genome contains the following window.
CCGTCACCGCCAGCGTAATCCCCGCCACCGCTCCCAGCTGCCCCGCGGCCAACCTCGCGAAGAACTCCGGCGGCGCGATGAAGTACCAGACCAGGTTGGCCCCCACCAAAGCCGAGAGGGCCAGGAAGCACGACTGCCTGAGCGCGGCGCGCAGCGGCGTGGGTAGGCTCTTGGTGCGGCGCTCGATCCAGTCGGCTAGGTCGCCCAGCGTGGTCTGGGGGCAGAGCCAGCCGCACCAGACCCTGCCAAAGAGCATGGTCACGAACAAGAAGGCGAAGACCAGGATCAGCACCACGATGAGGAAGAGGTAGAACTCCTCGATGCGCAGCTTGGCGCCGAAGAAAAGCAGCGTCCTGGTCCCCGCGTCCAGGCGCAGCAGCGATTCCCCGCCGGGACGGATAAAGGGGAGCCCCAGGATGAGCAGGGTCGACAACCACTGCACGCCGCTGCGCCACGGGGCGATGCGGCCGGTTTTCAGCGGTACATCACTCAAAGCGAAAGGACGTACTGTACCAGCCCCTGGATCTTGTCACCGGAGAGCTCGTTCTTGAAGCCGGGCATGCCGCCTGGGCGCCCGTCACTGATGCTCGTGGTCACCTCGGGCGCGGTCTTGCCGAACTTGTACTGCTTGGCGGTCAGGTTGGGGCCGATGCCCCCCTTGCCGTCGGCGCCGTGGCAGGCCGCGCACTTCTCGGCGAACTCCTTCTTCCCTTCGGCGGCAAGGTTGGTGCTCTTGATTTCCTTGTTGGCCGGGACTGCCTGGCTGGCGGTTCCCTTCTCCTGCTGAACGGCGAGGCGCGCCTCCTTGGCCTTCTTGATCTCGGCGAACTCGCCGTAGGAAGTCCAGCCGCTGAACAGGTAGTAGGCCATGAAGATAATCCCCCAGGCCCACAGTCCGAAGTACAGGATCCTGAACACCAGCGGGGAGCTTTTTTCCGCCCGGTACCTGATGCCGTCGTACTCTTTATTTTCGTCGGACATCGCGTCCTCCTTTGTTCTCGTCGCTCGGTTTGTCGTCGTCCATCATGCGGAACTTGGGTGCTTCCCCCTTTTCCCGGTACTTGCGGCTGTAGGTGCGCGCCACGATGGCGGCGAAAACCAGGAACAGGATAAGGGTCACCCCCAGGTAGTAGATGCTGGCACTGTCCATGTCAGTGCTTGTGCACGGACTTCAGGTAGGTGACCACCTTCCAGGTCCGTTCCTTGCCCAGCGTGTCGCCGAAGGCCGGCATGCCGCCTGCGGCGATGCCGCTGTAGACCGTGGCGAACACCTTGGAATCGGGCTGGTCCATATCGCGCAGGTCCGGCCCTACCTCGCCCTTCAGTTCTATGCCGTGGCACTGGGCGCAGTGCTCGGCGTAGAGCTTCTGCCCCTCGGGGAGCACGCTCATGTTGTCCTGGAACGGGTTCTTCAACTCGCCCAGCACCTCCGCCTTGCCGGTCTTTCTCCAGGGGATGTCGTTGCCTACCTTCTGCATGTAGGCGATGATGGCGTCCATCTCGGTCTTGCCCTGCAGTGCCTGGATGTCGGCCGGGGAATAGGGGAACTTGAGCGCCTTCATCTTCTTCTCCGAGAGGCTCGTGTCGAGCGGCCGGTTCAAGAAGTCGTAGGCGGGCATGTTGGAACGCGGCACCATGGAGCGCGGGTCCTTCATGTGCTTCACGTGCCAGGCGTCCGGGTACTTGCCGCCGA
Protein-coding sequences here:
- a CDS encoding c-type cytochrome; this translates as MSDENKEYDGIRYRAEKSSPLVFRILYFGLWAWGIIFMAYYLFSGWTSYGEFAEIKKAKEARLAVQQEKGTASQAVPANKEIKSTNLAAEGKKEFAEKCAACHGADGKGGIGPNLTAKQYKFGKTAPEVTTSISDGRPGGMPGFKNELSGDKIQGLVQYVLSL
- a CDS encoding cbb3-type cytochrome c oxidase subunit 3 translates to MDSASIYYLGVTLILFLVFAAIVARTYSRKYREKGEAPKFRMMDDDKPSDENKGGRDVRRK
- a CDS encoding cbb3-type cytochrome c oxidase subunit II codes for the protein MIEKKPIIFLLLATATILVGTIITMVLPFRWINDPKLAIASVKPYTPLQLEGRDIYIREGCNNCHTQTVRPLLSDTERYGEYSKSGEFVYDQPFLWGSRRNGPDLARIGGKYPDAWHVKHMKDPRSMVPRSNMPAYDFLNRPLDTSLSEKKMKALKFPYSPADIQALQGKTEMDAIIAYMQKVGNDIPWRKTGKAEVLGELKNPFQDNMSVLPEGQKLYAEHCAQCHGIELKGEVGPDLRDMDQPDSKVFATVYSGIAAGGMPAFGDTLGKERTWKVVTYLKSVHKH